In Marasmius oreades isolate 03SP1 chromosome 1, whole genome shotgun sequence, one DNA window encodes the following:
- a CDS encoding uncharacterized protein (MEROPS:MER0215799) produces MPESFVKAFSHLKNLKDSGNALHMLQRIASLVKPIMKKHDWELPCLAEFYPDTQNLLVMTHYQHGAAPAQMVSEDVNGGEKILLRLRSPHDPGRFLELDGVVQTMLHELTHNVHGPHDDKFYRYLSRLQDEFDALVSSGYSGEGFFGKGQRLGVNVSHNLPPHLARAKALEAAEKRRRLGQVMGGGMRLGGSSQSNQTLSPRELAVRAAERRARDEKTCGQGDIAMREAEKASKDSIQNDVIDLTLSDDEEVEITAVNPSSTPKVPGPSRTGTGEARNKNFRTEISETKPLSSKTGWTCPVCTLQNHTAASQCDACLTPRPIKQNPAGWTCSMCTESGISHDLWSCTFCGTIKASS; encoded by the exons ATGCCTGAATCATTCGTTAAAGCTTTCTCACATCTGAAAAACCTGAAGGATTCTGGCAATGCCCTTCATATGCTACAGCGAATTGCTTCCCTGGTCAAACCTATCATGAAGAAACACGACTGGGAGTTACCTTGCCTGGCCGAGTTTTACCCTGATACACAAAATCTGCTTG TCATGACACATTATCAACATGGTGCAGCACCAGCTCAAATGGTTTCGGAAGATGTTAACGGCGGCGAGAAGATTCTTCTGAGGCTCAGATCGCCTCATGATCCTGGCAGGTTTCTGGAGCTCGACGGTGTAGTACAAACTATGCTTCATGAG CTTACGCATAACGTGCATGGCCCACACGACGACAAATTCTACAGATATTTATCAAGATTACAAGACGAATTCGATGCTCTCGTCAGCTCGGGCTATTCGGGCGAGGGTTTCTTTGGGAAAGGCCAACGTCTCGGTGTAAACGTATCCCACAACTTGCCCCCACACCTCGCAAGAGCAAAGGCCCTCGAAGCCGCGGAAAAGCGAAGACGTCTTGGTCAGGTAATGGGTGGGGGCATGAGACTCGGTGGTAGCAGCCAATCGAATCAAACTCTCAGTCCAAGGGAGTTGGCTGTTCGT GCCGCTGAGCGTCGAGCTCGTGACGAGAAAACTTGTGGCCAGGGTGATATTGCAATGCGAGAAGCGGAGAAAGCCTCAAAGGATAGCATCCAAAACGACGTTATCGACCTTACTCTGTCcgacgatgaagaggttGAGATTACCGCTGTAAACCCTTCCTCCACCCCCAAGGTACCAGGTCCGAGTCGTACAGGGACAGGGGAGGCTAGGAACAAGAACTTCCGAACGGAGATTTCGGAAACTAAGCCTTTATCAAGTAAAACCGGGTGGACATGTCCGGTATGTACTCTTCAGAACCACACTGCCGCGTCACAGTGCGATGCATGTCTTACCCCTCGTCCCATCAAACAAAACCCTGCTGGTTGGACATGTTCAATGTGCACAGAATCTGGGATATCGCACGATCTCTGGTCCTGCACGTTTTGTGGCACAATCAAAGCAAGTAGTTAA
- a CDS encoding uncharacterized protein (BUSCO:EOG09263VOP) → MQPELFLLLREYCSLVPARSLSISNDVSFSELNKFLVKIILLNPHLQRFPPAEQYQKSFWKALISHLEQLQRTSDDDDEIDDRILERYLSLLPPALPVSGSSHASIRGEICGLGLPLRPPPNKSFVTHFWKPIISDTGSVRAVDVSQYQTTTLHESRTIIESGTTGLRTWSASLHLAEYIIIHSDLIRKKRILELGSGIGFLGIIVATVQRLLQQPMPIWLTDGNEVVLAQCRKNVSLDCNLSSSHPDVHYGNLDWFDALENDPRLDGFIKECDPDLVLGADIVFDPTLIEPLVALLSQLLRRKDRGRMSIIALTVRKEETYRGFLTAVQERGMTVEELSFERNSEMFIETIEGQAARDVRILKLTPKYKVCKDL, encoded by the exons ATGCAGCCGGAATTGTTTCTATTGCTCCGCGAATACTGTTCTCTCGTACCAGCAAGATCACTCTCTATCAGCAATGATGTTTCTTTCTCGGAGCTCAATAAATTCTTGGTCAAGATAATTCTGTTAAACCCACACCTCCAGAGATTTCCTCCGGCCGAACAATATCAAAAATCGTTCTGGAAGGCCTTGATCTCTCATCTTGAACAACTTCAACGCACTTCGGACGAT GACGATGAAATTGACGATCGTATACTCGAACGTTATCTATCACTCTTGCCTCCCGCGCTACC GGTGTCTGGATCATCTCATGCCAGCATCCGTGGCGAGATATGTGGCTTAGGACTCCCTCTCCGACCACCACCAAACAAATCCTTCGTTACGCACTTTTGGAAACCAATCATATCTGACACAGGCAGCGTTCGCGCCGTCGATGTGTCTCAATATCAGACCACCACTCTTCACGAATCGCGGACCATCATCGAGAGTGGAACAACCGGCCTTCGCACGTGGAGCGCAAGTCTTCATCTTGCAGAGTACATTATCATTCATTCTG ATCTAATACGGAAGAAAAGAATTCTGGAACTGGGATCCGGAATTGGCTTCCTTGGAATTATCGTTGCTACCGTGCAACGTCTACTCCAGCAACCCATGCCGATATGGTTGACGGACGGTAACGAAGTTGTCCTCGCTCAGTGCCGGAAAAACGTTTCTTTGGACTGCA ATCTTTCATCGTCGCATCCCGACGTTCATTACGGGAATCTTGACTGGTTTGACGCACTGGAAAATGACCCTCGCCTAGATGGTTTTATTAAAGAATGCGATCCAGACCTTGTGTTGGGGGCAGACATT GTCTTCGATCCGACACTTATTGAGCCTCTCGTGGCACTTCTATCACAGCTTCTTCGACGCAAGGACCGAGGAAGAATGTCAATTATAGCCCTTACCGTTCGAAAGGAGGAAACGtatcggggtttcttaaCCGCTGTCCAAG AACGCGGCATGACTGTGGAGGAACTTTCCTTCGAAAGGAATAGCGAGATGTTCATCGAAACTATTGAGGGTCAAGCTGCTCGGGATGTCCGGATCCTAAAATTAACACCGAAATACAAGGTTTGCAAAGATTTATAG
- a CDS encoding uncharacterized protein (BUSCO:EOG09262IP2) — MGGPSLPFPRSIHVDTRGAVILSEESPETRDSRGIYLPNYIEPISHIAVDVGGSLAKVVYFTRSPDPPDSPSVAATRGSSTPSDLSSPRSSSPVTGSPSGSSSKHNGALTPLVLDKQNPLDGFTHIGSDLVRDSMLRRTSQHFPGGSLNFERFETSNIHECVEFIQNLIERSAKINNVSLEEMRKGVKIMATGGGAHKFYELFEGTLCVEVRKEDEMECLIEGLKFFTLIPDEVYYFSDELIQSVQHLSSPNPNLPTPSATELERPSPDPPQFAVTFESNPTAQLPCLLVNIGSGVSIIKVDEDGRFERVSGTSLGGGTLWGLLSLLTPATSFDEMLNLSEQGDNATVDMLVGDIYGQDYSRLGLKSTMIASSFGKVFKKGGEKKNFSPEDLSKSLLYAVSNNIGQIAYMNAEKYNLDRIYFGGCFIRGHAATLTTLSYAIRFWSKGTKRALFLRHEGFLGSIGAWIKNIAPEEEAATTTVP; from the exons ATGGGAGGGCCTTCCTTACCCTTTCCGAGGTCTATCCACGTCGATACCAGAGGAGCAGTcatcttatctgaggagtctcCCGAG ACTCGGGACAGCAGGGGTATATACCTTCCGAATTATATCGAACCGATCTCTCACATTGCAGTCGAC GTCGGGGGTTCACTCGCCAAAGTAGTCTATTTTACACGCTCTCCAGACCCACCGGATTCGCCATCAGTAGCTGCAACGAGAGGGTCGAGCACACCTAGCGATCTATCAAGTCCCCGCTCTAGCTCTCCCGTCACAGGTTCACCCTCTGGATCGAGTTCAAAACATAATGGTGCTTTGACACCGTTGGTCTTGGACAAGCAGAACCCTCTCGACGGGTTTACACACATAGGAAGTGATCTCGTCCGAGATTCCATGCTCCGAAGGACCTCGCAGCATTTCCCTGGCGGTTCGCTCAACTTCGAGAGATTTGAAACCAGCAACATCCACGAATGCGTCGAATTTATTCAGAACCTCATCGAACGCTCGGCGAAGATTAATAATGTATCACTCGAGGAGATGAGGAAGGGTGTGAAGATCATGGCAACGGGCGGAGGTGCACACAAGTTTTACGAGCTTTTCGAGGGGACTTTATGTGTCGAAGTCCGGAAAGAAGACGAGATGGAGTGTTTGATTGAGGGTTTAAAGTTTTTCACCCTCATCCCGGACGAAGTATACTATTTCTCCGACGAACTGATTCAGTCTGTTCAACACCTGTCTTCCCCCAATCCGAATCTTCCGACTCCTTCTGCCACCGAACTAGAAAGACCAAGCCCAGATCCCCCTCAATTCGCTGTCACATTTGAGAGCAACCCCACCGCCCAGTTGCCCTGTCTTCTTGTCAATATAGGATCTGGTGTATCCATAATTAAGGTCGATGAAGATGGTCGATTCGAGCGTGTGAGTGGGACGAGTTTGGGAGGAGGTACACTTTGGGGTCTGCTCAGTCTCCTGACGCCAGCAACCTCTTTCGATG AAATGCTTAACTTGTCAGAACAGGGCGACAACGCTACTGTAGACATGCTAGTCGGCGATATATACGGTCAAGATTACAGCCGCTTGGGTCTCAAGTCGACCATGATTGCTAGTTCATTTGGAAAGGTGTTCAAAAAAGGGGGTGAAAAGAAGAACTTCTCGCCCGAAGACCTCAGCAAAAGTTTGTTATATGCTGTATCCAACAACATCGGGCAGATAGC GTATATGAATGCAGAAAAATATAATCTAGATCGGATCTATTTCGGTGGTTGCTTTATTCGAG GACATGCCGCAACGCTGACTACACTGTCATATGCCATACGGTTTTGGAGCAAGGGTACCAAACGCGCTTTGTTCCTCCGTCATGAAGGTTTCCT CGGTTCGATTGGTGCGTGGATTAAGAATATCgcaccagaagaagaagcggcAACTACCACTGTACCATGA
- the CCT7 gene encoding T-complex protein 1 subunit eta, translating to MQRGLPMQPTVVLLKEGTDTSQGTPQLLSNISACLAIAGTLSSTLGPRGMDKLIVSERGEAQITNDGATVLKLLEIVHPAGRTLVDIARAQDAEVGDGTTTVVLLAAQLLKEVRGYIEEGVSPHIIMKGFRKAADLAIERIKQIQTTVDKSDPERFRSLLLKCASTSMSSKLIHSEKPFFANMVVDAVQCLDQDDLDESLIGVKKIPGGGMQDSLLVAGVAFKKTFTYAGAEQQPKSFKNPLILCLNVELELKAEKDNAEVRVDAVSEYQAIVDAEWEIIYRKLEAIENTGAKVVLSKLPIGDLATQYFADRDIFCAGRVPAGDLRRVVQAVGGSIQSTCSDITREHLGTCGSYEEKQIGGERYNLFEHCPKAKTCTLLLRGGAEQFIEEVERSLHDAIMVVKRAIKSGDVVAGGGAIEMDLSAHVRKHALRIPGKLQLIMAAFAKALEVIPRQICDNAGIDSTDILNRLRKKHADGEKWYGVDVDGVSGVRDNMDAFVWEPALVKLNAISSATEAASLILSVDETVRNPQSEQPNTGPKAPPGTAQRALRGRGRGVPRR from the exons ATGCAGCGCGGGTTACCGATG CAACCGACTGTTGTCCTTCTCAAAGAAGGAACCGATACGTCTCAAGGAACTCCTCAGTTACTTTCAAACATATCGGCATGTCTTGCAATTGCAGGAACCCTTTCCAGCACCCTTGGTCCGAGAGGGATGGACAAGCTTATCGTTTCTGAACGTGGAGAAGCCCAGATTACGAATGACGGAGCAACTGTTCTCAAACTACTTGAGATCGTTCATCCGGCTGGACGGACGTTGGTTGATATTGCAAGGGCACAGGATGCTGAAGTTGGAGACGGTACAACTACTGTAGTACTTCTTGCTGCACAGTTATTGAAGGAAGTGAGAGGATATATTGAGGAAGGTGTGAGCCCTCATATAATTATGAAAGGTTTCAGGAAAGCGGCCGATTTG GCGATCGAACGAATCAAGCAGATTCAAACTACTGTCGATAAATCAGATCCCGA GCGATTCCGTTCACTCCTTCTCAAATGCGCGTCGACATCGATGTCATCAAAACTCATACATTCCGAAAAACCCTTTTTTGCAAACATGGTCGTTGATGCTGTTCAATGTCTCGATCAAGACGACCTGGACGAATCTCTCATCGGCGTCAAAAAAATTCCTGGAGGCGGAATGCAGGACTCGCTGCTGGTCGCAGGTGTTGCTTTCAAAAAAACTTTCACCTACGCCGGAGCTGAACAGCAACCCAAGTCCTTCAAAAATCCCCTTATTCTCTGTTTGAATGTGGAACTCGAGCTCAAGGCAGAGAAAGACAACGCCGAAGTGCGGGTTGACGCCGTTTCTGAGTATCAAGCTATCGTCGATGCCGAATGGGAGATCATCTACAGGAAATTAGAAGCTATTGAGAATACCGGTGCAAAGGTCGTCCTCAGCAAGCTTCCAATCGGTGATTTAGCTACCCAGTACTTCGCTGATCGCGACATTTTCTGTGCTGGACGCGTTCCCGCCGGTGACTTGCGACGAGTTGTGCAAGCTGTCGGTGGTTCAATCCAATCTACATGTTCGGATATCACTAGGGAACACCTCGGAACATGCGGTTCTTACGAGGAAAAGCAAATCGGTGGGGAGAGATATAACCTCTTTGAACATTGTCCAAAAGCGAAGACGTGCACACTTCTCCTACGAGGTGGAGCAGAGCAGTTCATTGAAGAGGTAGAGAGAAGTTTACACGACGCTATTATGGTAGTAAAGCGAGCGATAAAGAGCGGCGACGTTGTTGCTGGAGGGGGAGCTATCGAG ATGGACCTTTCTGCCCATGTCCGAAAACATGCTCTGAGGATACCGGGAAAGCTTCAGCTTATCATGGCTGCCTTCGCTAAGGCACTAGAAGTCATTCCCCGCCAGATATGTGACAACGCCGGCATCGACTCAACAGATATACTGAACAGACTCAGGAAAAAGCACGCCGATGGAGAGAAATGGTATGGTGTGGACGTTGACGGCGTCTCAGGCGTTCGGGACAATATGGATgcattcgtttgggagcctGCACTTGTCAAACTCAATGCAATCAGTAGTGCTACTGAAGCCGCTTCCCTTATCTTAAGCGTGGATGAAACAGTCAGAAATCCCCAGAGTGAGCAG CCGAATACCGGTCCCAAAGCACCACCCGGTACAGCACAAAGAGCTTTGCGAGGAAGAGGCAGGGGCGTGCCTCGTCGGTGA